The genomic interval ctagcTATTAGATAAAACACCTTATTTTCCATTAATAACTGAAGTCTTGGTCTTGCTTCCATGAAAAGTCTGTGGAATATATATCACACCAAGGATATTATAAAAAATGACTTACCCAGAAAAGGTAGCAGCATATGTACAAAATGTACTTAGAAGCTTTGTAAGCTGCCATaactgatatttatatttatctacgggtattttgtaatgaaatgaaaatgagaagAGATTTGAGCGTAGCCTGACATCGCCTCTCCAGTTCCTTGTTTTTACACTACAGGCATGTAATGGCTTGTTCCAAATAGCTGGCTGGCATTATAAACCCACCTGTAACCTGAGCTGTGCTTCACTCTCACAAATATATCTACCACATGAATACAATATCATCTTTTGTAATATGCTGATATGATTATCAAAAGAATTCAGGTGAAAAGCTTACATGAAATACATCAGGATACAAATAGCACAGCAGACTACACAGTGATTCTTCCATTTCCATTTGGTCCATTCCTACTCCAGATCTGTCCTGGTCTACTTAAGACTTATCTTCATTCATGAATGCCATATTTTTCCAAACTGTCTTAATGAGTTCTTCTTGCTGTAGAGCTACCTTAAGAGCCATTCCTATGCTTTAAAATCTTGTGTGTAGCATGTTCGAAAACCACTGGAAGCCCTGAggcaataaatcattatataaataaatactctagGACCAAAAGGCTTTGTGATCAGAACATTGGGAGAAAATCAATCCAATCATTTCTAACATATTCTAAATAATTGCTTTACGCCATCACCTTCCATACAGTCTACTATAACATACTTGGAAAGCTAGTTCATTAGAAAGTTACTAATtgagaaaatagaaatataatagAAGCTAGACTTTGAACTTTATCTCTCACGCCTCCATCACCAACTCGATTCTTATACTGCATTTCTAAATAGTGTCACTACAGTTACTgaatacatcgatcaggcataacgttatgagcactgccagatAAAGTGAATAACTTtatgatgatctcctcatcatggcacctgttagtgggtgggacatattaggcagcaagtgaacgttttgtcctcaaagttgatgtgttagcagcaggaaaaatgggtaagcgtaaggatttgagcgagtttggccagggccaaattgtgttggctagacgactggatcagagcatctccaaaactgcagctcttgtggggtgttcctggtctgcaatggtcagtatctatcaaaagtggtccaaggagaaaacagtggtgaaccagtgacagggtcatgggtggccaaggcccattgatgcatgtggggagcgaaggctggcccgtgtgatccgattaaacagacaagctactgttgatcaaaatgctgaagacgttaatgctggttctgatagaaaggtgtcagaatacacagtgcatgatggatcagggcagcaaaagggggatcaacacaatattaggcagttatgcctgatcggtgtaattgaattttaaataattgaatattaaataataaattaatcgACTCAATCATATTGATTCAAATGAAATTTTGAGAGGACCAGACCCAAAAGGGAGCCCATCATCTTTAGTGTgaacagaattttaaaaaatctgcaggaataaGAGTTCTGCTAAAGTTAAAATGATGGCTCatgaatatcatttattttattattatttagttgtacattgacaaaatattttttctgtattCAGACTTGGTTCTGAGACATTCTgagaattaaactgaattgttACAGTGAAAGTTTTACATTGAAATGTTTAGGCAGTCTGCTGGTCCTAAGGTTGCCAAAATAATGAAATCAGACAGAATATGAAATTGATCATGATCTCAACCCTTGATGAAAGACTGCTTACgtgtaaaacaaattaattgtATAAATCACATGGCAACAATAAAGTTCAGGTGGAAAGTCTATATATGacgtatattaaaaaaatatatatatatatatagcgatTATTCACGCTACGTTAACGTGACTTTTCTGTAAAGGAAATGAAGTGTCAGTGATTACTGTCAGTTTTTCAAGATGtttgtagaaataaaatatatacaattgTAGTGTTATGGTTAAATGCTGTTTGGTTAGAGTCGGTTGGTTAAACATAcatgtgattaaaaaatatcttGACGGCTTATTTGATTACTGGAATCGAAATATCTTCCgcaccaatctggcaaccctgaagtCAGGTCTGTTGCATAAAGCGGATTGATGGAAGTCGCGGTTTGTCCTGTCATCAAATCTCCGCTTCGTTACCTGTAGCTTGTTTATATTTAGTTCATGTTCATGCATTTGACTGTTTAACTAAACAGGTATTGTCAGTGGTATTTGACGATACCTTGACATGACACAGGTCACCATGGTTTCCTTTTTCTCAAAAGTAAAAGAGCGCGTCGATACTTTTCTGAATGAGAAGAACTTTGTAACCGATTTCCTCAACAAAGTCGAAGAAAAGACGGGAATTAAGAAGCGTTTACTTGTCATAGGTAAGATGATGGTTTATTTGAAGTGGCACTGTTGGATTGGGCTTGCTGTCTCTCTACAACATCTCCCATTCAAACGGaggaatatgagagagagagagagagagagagagagagagagagagagaaacagaaacagaagagagagagagagagagagagagagaaacagagaggaaaagaaaaaagagagagagccagaaacagagagagacagaaagagagggaaagacagaaacagagagagagagagagagagagagagagacaggtggagtTAATCCAATTAAGAGATGGATCTGCCGTGGCTGTTTATTTACTGAAGAGTGcatgcaaaagtttgcatccccttgagacataataataataataataataataataaataataataatgatttatagttaaaaaaaaaaagtacacagaTGTTGCTTCATTATCTCAAGTAATAAAACCCTCAAACTGTCTATGTCAAATATTAATGctggaaaaaaatccacaaaattATGAGTTATTTAATTTCCAGATAATCTCCAAATACTTTTCAGTTCCAAAAGGTCTTTATTATTGACCTTAAAATTGATCAGTTAGAATACTATAATTTACACTTTCTCTTTCCAGTTCTTCACCTGCAAGACAGTGGAAGGAGttgttaaatttattttaatgttgaaAGTGTAAACAGTCCCcctttttactctttctttacTGATGCATCTGTAACATGTCTGTTTTCACTTACTGCTTGTTTGCTGTGAGCAAATGTCTTAATGTTATTCTAAAATCTTAAGCCTCCTGCTGCCGTCATATGGCAGTCACAAAATAGGCACAAAAAAGGCCACAAGAGATTATACATTCCTATATactgttcattcatttacaccgatcagccataacattatgaccacctgcctaatattgtgttggtccccctttttgctgtcaaaacagccctgacccatcgacacatggactccactagatccctgaaggttctgtggtatctggtacccagatgttagcagcagatcctttaagtccagtaagttgcgaggtggggcctccatggttcagacttgtttgtctagCACATCTCACAGATGTGCGATtgaattgagatctggggaatttggagcaTTACACTGtctccaccggcttgccttctttccatagtgtatcctggtgccatgtgttccccaggaaagcactttacacacaccccgccatccacgtgatttaaaagaaaacgtgattcatcagagcAAGCCACCATcttgatccagtcgtctagccatcacaacatggcccttgtcaaacccgctcaaatccttacccttgcctatttttcctgcttctaacacatcaactttgaggacaaaaagttcacttgctgcctaatatatcccacacactaacaggtgccatgatgaggagataatcagtgttattcacgtcacctgtcagtgcttataatgcTATAGCTAATCGGTGTATCTTCAATAAGCATTTTGTCTCTGTCTGGTTTGAGGTGTATCTGGAGCTTATCCTAACAAGGGGTGCAAGGCAGGATAACTCACCCTTAATTGGATGCCAGTCCACCACATGGCACCAGCATACACACAGAATGTTTTTGtgtaaaatattctatatatatatatatatatatatatatatatatatattttattacaaacaCCTCTACCTGCTTAatcaattatctaatcagctaaCCGTGTTGCACCAGTACAAAGCATAAAATTATGCAAATATAAGCCATGAGCTACAATGTTACTGTTACAACACATCAATGTTCACTGTTTCCTCTGGTTATGCTTAGATTGATAAGCACATCTTTATTTTACTCACCCAGTGTTGATGTAAATAtccttaaaaataaaactgcagtTTAACTTTGACTGCAATGTCCTAGAGCAAAAAAGATGATAACGCTAACCAGGTATGTACCTGGACTCTTTCACTTGGAATTAGTTTTATACACAGCACCAtctaacaattattattaattccaGAATGAAATATTAATTTGCTTATTGTGCTATATACCTGTTGTGTTCATAGGAACTGCCGCTGCAACAGGACTGTATTTACTGTTTGGATATGGAGCCTCTCTGATCTGCAACTTGATTGGCTTTGTTTACCCTGCATACTATTCGTAAGGTTTCtacagtttcatttttttttaattaatgatgAAAAAATGAGAATTGTTAATAGCTGACTTGGAGCTGATAATGTCATGTTTTGCTGCTTCATGTTGCCTAATATAGCATTAAAGCTATTGAGAGTCCAAACAAAGATGATGACACACAGTGGCTAACTTACTGGGTGGTGTATGGAGTCTTCGGCGTGGGGGAATTCTTCTCAGACATCTTCCTGTCCTGGTGTCCTTTCTACTATCTGTGCAAAGTAGGTGCATGTGCTGCCAGAGAGTTTCATTCAGTAATGAGAAATCTTTAAACTGATgcattatttaatgttttttttttttaaatctttgcGATTTGAAATCCATCTTGTCCCTCTgtattgttagtgtttgtttttgctatgGTGCATGGCTCCAGTACCCTGGAATGGCTCTCAGGTGTTGTATAGGCGTTTGGTGCGACCGCTGTTCCTCAAACATGAAGCCACTGTGGACAGCATGGTTTGCGATCTGAACGGGAAGGCCATAACAACTGTAGAACATGTCACCAGAGAGGGTATGAGGATGATTTTTGCTGTCTCCATCATAGAATGGCAGTGATTTGATGTgtgtatacagacagacagacagacaaacagatagatagatagatagatagatagatagatagatagatagatagatagatagatagatagatagatagatagatagatagactttcaGTGGAACATAACACATTTTTTCCCGTTAACTTATTTTTGCCAATAAATTCAGATAAAGCCTTATAATTCCAAGATTACGAAGTATGCTATAGACAGACATGTACTTTATTTAATGACTacatactaaaaaaataaagaattccTCACAAGGCAACTGTTGATTATGTAAATATGAACAGCCATAATTTAGTAATAAATTTCACATCATCAAAAATAATCTTGCTTTTTAACTTTCCCATTCTATACTATGCCACGCTTATATCAGTTCTTCAAACTCTGGTGCGAAGCAGGACTATTCATCCAGCTGAGCCAGCTGCCAAAGAGCTTCCTGGCCCCTCAGTATGTAAACAGCTCCATGCTTCAATATCATTATTAGGTCTACAATAAATGCAAAGCCTAAGTCTAATCTAATGCTGCACATGATCTTTTTGCATTTCTGTTTACATTGTTTCCCTTCTCCATTTTCACGCCTGTACAGAATGAACCCAAGGTAGACTGAACTGTAAGTGCTCAAGCATTTTATTGTCTTTCTTAGCACTTTCTCAGATGGTTTTGGCTAACTAATATATCTTGGGTTTGTTCCAGTGTCGCAAGCTTCCAATTCCAAAGTCAcaggatgggatgggatgagATCAGCAGGACGTCGGTAGATGATGCTATAATGAGCATATGCAGGTTACTTGAAGTATGTTTATATAATACCGATGAAGGAAAACAAGAGAACGACATCATTTTAGCATTGGTTTGCACACATTTAATTGGTTTTCACCTTGAAGTAGTGTCATTTTAGTCTTAACTGTTAATTTGTATTGCTCCGAAATAGTAAGTTTCCAGAAAACCAAGACTTTTGTTGTAATCTATGCTCAATTCACGCGcaccattttcattttaattaattgatatttcagttcatttagATGCGTTTTCCTGTCAGAATAATTAGCTTTGGTGATAACTGTAAACATTATTTATCATTCAAATAACTCTTGTTCATGTTGTAGGGAAAAAATGGTGTTTTTAACAACAATGTGCCGTCTCCAATAAATTTGATTAATGTCTGACTTGACAAAATGGacttttttatgtatatataaaaaatatatatagaatattttttaattgaatttggagcacaggaatacagacacacaaaacacctACATCCAAAAATATACTTTTATCAATTTAAAATTTAACCTCTTCCCCCTTACATCAAAAATCAGTATATCTGATAAAATCAGTAACTGTTACGCAAATTATCATTTTTCTAATTCTTCTTTAAaaagatagaaaaagaaagacgcATAATAGACATTTAAGTCGGTGGACATCAGACTAATGTCCGTTACAGCTAACATACACTGAtcggccataacattatgaccactaccaggtgaagtgaataacactgatgatctcctcatccatagcacctgttagtgggtgggatatattaggccgcaagtgaacattttgtcctcaaagttgatgtgttagaagcaggaaaaatgggcaagcgtcaggatttgagcgagtttgacaagggctagatcactggatcagagcaactccaaaactgcagctcttatggggtgtctgcagtggtcagtatctatcaaaactaTCCTGTAAATCCTTTAAGTCCagtaacatcttggtgccagataccacagcacaccttctagtggagtccatgcctcaatgggtcagggctgctttggtagcaaaagggggaccaacacaagattaggcaggtggtcataatgttatgcctgatcggtgtgtttCGCTTTAATGTCTAAGCACTTACATTTCGTGAGCACACTTATCACCGACCAATCACAGCTTAGAGGCGGGCTTTCTTATTATAGTGGACGTTTCTGCTCCGAGTCACTAGATGGCGGAGTGCGCGAGATGACAAACTGCCATTGGAGGGCTGAAGAAGAACACTGACGCGTCATATGGTTTCTGAATAGATCACtgacttaattattattattattaagtatcTTAATGAACTTGCACGTGCTGTGCTTTCTCGTGTAGTCGCGGTTTAAAGTGTAATGCTGTATCCTTTAGTGGAGCCAGTGCAGAGTTAGCTGACATTACTGCAGGTGAGTGACATGAACATGGGATCCAAAGGCAAAAAGAAAATGGTTCTGCCAACTCGACCTGACCTGCCATCAGTGGAACAGATCATCGAGGACATAAACCGAGCCGAGCCCAATGATCCGGTCTTCAGGCTACAAATACATAATGAAGGTAAGGTTACCTAAAGCATGTTAAAGTCAAAAGCACAGGTTGCCAAGCCTGATCCTAGAGAACCCCCCTGCCCTGCTCATAAGGTGGGGGAATAAATGTACAGTTCTCCAGGACCAAGGGTTGGGGACCTCTGGTCTGAAGAACTAAACAACCTCTGCTCTGAATTTTCCCCCAACAGACGGGAtgatatgtaaggaataaaacctcTCTGTTTTaggaaataatgaataataagcTGGTCCAATTAAAGGATATCAGATCAtaatttttatccgtttatggTTACATGTAATACTGTGGAACACCATGTCCCTATCATGTATTAACAGCTGTGTGTTATTGAAATGAATAAGACACTCCAGTgttgagactggagactcctttgtATCATGCTACCTGaatatgtttatataatatacacaacatGAATCACAACATTTAGTTTGTGAGCACATAAAGTGTACTGTGCAATGTGATTGTTTATAGAAGAAAATTGTGTTAAACTAAATGATTAGAATTTTAATGATGGGAGAATCGTTGATATTATATGGTGATAGTTTTATATAGTGATGGGAAGCATCTTAAATTGGATTTGTGTTACTTACATGAAGTTATTTTACAGTTGAAGTTTCTTATGCACATGCCATAGTAGTCATTCAGGCTGCATTATGGTCATAAAGCATCATATCGAAAGAGATGCACGTTTAATTCTTCTATTTTACCTGATATATTGTGCTTG from Hemibagrus wyckioides isolate EC202008001 linkage group LG10, SWU_Hwy_1.0, whole genome shotgun sequence carries:
- the reep6 gene encoding receptor expression-enhancing protein 6, coding for MTQVTMVSFFSKVKERVDTFLNEKNFVTDFLNKVEEKTGIKKRLLVIGTAAATGLYLLFGYGASLICNLIGFVYPAYYSIKAIESPNKDDDTQWLTYWVVYGVFGVGEFFSDIFLSWCPFYYLCKCLFLLWCMAPVPWNGSQVLYRRLVRPLFLKHEATVDSMVCDLNGKAITTVEHVTREVLQTLVRSRTIHPAEPAAKELPGPSNEPKVD